From the genome of Streptomyces spinoverrucosus:
GCCCCGGGCCTGCGCCCACTCACCGTCCACCCACATGGCCGCCGGAAGGCGGGTGGATTCCAGCAGGTCCAGCCAGTCCTGCCGCGTCGTCGGGGTCGGAGTCCGCGTCATGATCAACACCATTCTCTGGTCGGCGGGGGTTTCGTTTGCTGTCCCGGTCAGCGGGGCTGTCCGGTGGAGACCGACTGCCCGGCGCGCCTCTGGAGCGCCTGCCCGGCGGCGTCGACCAGCCAGCCGAAGACCGGGTCCGGCGTCTGCTGCCACTCGGGGTGCCACTGCACACCGAGTACGGGATGGCCGGGCATCTCGGTGCACTCGACGACGCCGTCGGCGGCGCGTCCGGACACCGCCAGCCCGTTTCCGCAGACCTCGACGGCCTGGTGGTGCCAGGAGTTGACCTGCGCGCGGGAGCCGTAGATCGACGCGGCCAGCGATCCTGGGGAGAACCGCACGACGTGGTCGCCGGCCCCGTCGGTGAGGGCTGCCTGCCGCGAGTAGTGCTCGACGACGCTCGGGGGTATGTCGGCGACGAGCCGCCCGCCGAAGGCGACGTTGAGCAGTTGGTGGCCCCGGCACACCCCGAGCACGGGCACACTCGCGGCGACCGCGCCGTGGATCAGCAGGGCCTCGTAGGCGTCCCGCTCGATGTCGTGGGCCATGCTGTTCAGCCTCGGGTCCGCGCCGGTTGCCTCCCCCGCGTCGCCGCCCCAGCGGTTGGGATGGATGTCCTGGCCGCCGGTGACGAGCAGGCCGTCCAGGCGGCGCATCGTCTCGATGGACCCCGCCTCGAAGGGCAGGTGCACCGGGATGCCGCCGGCTTCGGCGACACAGCGGGCGTAGTCGGAGAAGTACTGGTCGACATGACGGCCGGCGTATCTGGCGTCCATGCCGCTGAGCAGGCTCGCGCTCAGCCGACGGCCGGTGATACCGATGAGGGGGCGCATCAGACCTCCCCGATGTCGGCGACCACGCGGGTCGCCCGTCCTTGTGCCAGCAGCTCGAAGCCCTCGTTGATCCCGGGGAGCGTGACGTGCTCGGACACCATGTCGTCAAGCAGCAGCCGGCCCTGGAGATAGAGGTCGACGTAGCGCGGGATATCCGTCTTGAACTGGTTCGAGCCCATGAAGGAGCCCTGCAGGCGCTTCTCCTGAAGGAACAGTTCCGGCCCGCTGACCCGGATCGGCGTGTGCTCCGGCACCATGCCGACGACCGTGGCGAGTCCGCCGGGGCGCAGCATCGCGAAGGCCTGTTCCACCGTCGTACTCCGCCCGACCGCCTCGAAGGCGAAGTCGGCGCCGCCACCGGTGATGTCGCGTACGGCCTCGACCGGGTCGGACTCGCCCGCGTGCAGGGCGTGCGTGGCGCCGAACCGCTCGGCTGCCTTGAGCTTCTCCGGGATCAGGTCCACGGCGATGATCTGCGTCGCGCCCGCGATCCTGGCGCCCTGGATGGCGGCCGTGCCGATCCCGCCGGTGCCGATCACCACCACGCTGCTGCCCGGCTCCACGCGGGCGCCGCGGAAGACCGCGCCCAGACCCGTGGTCACCGCGCAGCCGAGGATGCTTGCCGGGGCCATCGGCATGTCGGAAGGGATCCGTACGAGGGCGTTCTGATGGACCACCATCGCCTGGGCGAAGGCGCCGATCCCCGCCGTCGGCCGCACCGGGCGCCCGGCGGCGTTCACCAGCCGGGGACCGGGCCGCTGGTGGGAGAGCCGGGACCGGTTCTCGCACAGCGTGAGGCGGCCGCCGGTGCAGTAGCGGCATCGGCCGCAGAAGACCGACAGACAGGTGACGACGTGGTCGCCGACCCGCAGCCCCACCACATCGGCCCCCACCGCCTCCACCACACCCGATGCCTCGTGACCGAGCACGATCGGCGGTTCCGACGCGAAGGTTCCGTCGATCTCGTGCAGGTCCGAGTGGCACAGGCCTGCGCTGACCACTCGTACCAGGACCTCGTCCGGTCCCGGTACATCGAGCCTCAGCTTCTCGATCTCCAGCCGGCCGGGCGCGGTGTTCAGTACCGCCGCGTCGACGAGCGCCGTCATCACGGCAGCTCGAAGTAGCGGTTGGACTCCCACGTGGTGAGGTCGGCGTCGGGGTCGCCGCCGGTGGTGTGGAATTGCAGCCACTCCCAGCGCCTGGTGCCCAGCCAGTAGTCGACGAGATCCTGACCCAGCACGCCCGCCAGCAACTCGTCGGCTTCCAGCGCGGCGGCGGCCTTGCTGATGCTGTCCGGGATCCTCGCCGTCCCCGGGGGCAGGCACCAGGCCATCTGCTCGAACGGTGCCGGCGGGTCGATCTTGCCCTCCAGGCCGGCCAGACCGCCGGCCAGCACCGCCGCGAGTACGAGGTAGATGTTCGCGTCCGCGCCCGGGGTCCGGTACTCCAGCCGGGAGTACTTCGGGTGACCGGTCACGGCGCGGACGGCCGCGCTCTTGTTGGCGATACCCCAGGTGACCGTGGTCGGGGGCCGTCGAGGTCGACCAGGCGGCGGTAGGAGGTGATCTGCGGCAGCGCGAAGGATGTCGCTCCCGGCAGCGTGGCCATGACGCCACCGAGGAAGTGGGTCATGACCTTCGAGGGGCCGGACTCCTCGTAGAAGACGTTCTGTCCGTCCTGCTCCAGGGATACGTTGACGTGTGACGCCTGCCCGTAGCCGGCCGTCGGCTTGGCCATGAAAGTGACGCAGTGGTCCAGTCCGAACGCCACTTCGCGCATGACCTGCCGGGTGCGGGCCCAGGAGTCGGCGACGGTCACGGGGTCGGCCGGGGCGAGGTTGAGCTCGATCTGCCCTGCGGCGGCCTCGTCGTTCCACGCCTCCCAGTCGATGCCGAGCTCGTCCAGCCGGCGGGCGACCGCCGACATGTAGTCGTCCCAGTCCTTGGACTTGGCGAGGTGGTACGCCGATCCCGCGGCCCCGCCCAGCGGGGTCAGGTCCTGGTAGTTCTTCCGGCGGGCCTCGTGGACGGACTCCTCGAAGACCGTGGCCTCGATCTCGATCGCCGCCTTGGCCCGGTAGCCCAGGCCGTCCAGCCGGTCCGTCAGGCGGCGCAGGGTGTTGCGCGGACAGGCCGGGAGCGGCTGCCCCTCCTTGTCCCGGAAATCTCCGAGGACGGCCGCGCGCCCCGGAGCCCATTCGACGATGGTCGAGGGGTCCAGGTGCAGCAGGATGTCGGGCAGGTCGCCACGCCAGGACGGCATGGCGAAACCGAACACCGGGACGTTGCCCAGGTCGAGGCCGAAGGCCACGTCGGCGAACGCGAAGCCGGACGTCAGGCCGGACTCCAGCTTGCGCGGCGAGACGTTCTTCCCGATGAACGCCCCTTCGAGGTTGGTGCCCTCGACCCTGACGGAGGTGATGTTCCGTTCGCGGAGCCAGTCACCGATGTTCTCGGGCGTGTCAAGCATGTCAGGCATGGAACCTCACCTTCAGGGACGCGCCGGCCATCACGGACAGCTGGGGAAGGGTGCCGCGGACGGACACGGCTCCGGTGAAGACCGCGTCGAGGAAGGTGTCGGTCCCCGTGAACACCCGGGCGAGCGTGTGGGAAGGGCCGCTGATCACGTAACGCGGCAGACCGTCACCGAGGACGTACTCGCTCTGCTCGTCCTCGCAGGTGACCACGAGTTGCCCGGGCATCCCCGGATCCGAGCCGGTGAACTCCCAGAAGCCGGTGGCGGCGTCCCGCCACGGTGGCAGCGGCGGTTCCAGCACGCTGTGCACGTCGTCGGCCAGGGGGGCCGTCGGTTCGGATCCCCGTACCTCGACGATGGTGAAGCGGTCCGCGAGATCCACGATGAGCACGAGATCGCGATCGGCGGCGGCCCCGTGGTCGACCCTGCACTCGCCGTCGGCGAAGCGGATCGTCACCGCCTGGGGGTCGTCCTTCGACCGCACGACGACGGTGCCGCTCAGGCCCCGCAGCACCGGCAGCAGCTCCGGGACACGGGCGCTGGCACGAAGCGTCCGTGCGACCGACAGCACCAGCGGAGTGGGATCGTCCTCGGTTACGACAGAGACAGCCGATCGGGTCATGGCCGGCACTTCCTGTTCATGGTCAACTGGTCAGCTCACTCGGGGGGTTTCAGGCGGCCGAAATCGTCGTCGCGGACGCGGCAGCGGCGGTGCGGGAGAAATTCGGCGCCCGGGTGACGAGGTGATAGCTCTTCGGGTCGAAGCGCCGGGTGCGCCACCAGTACTCGGCGTTCATGCCCGGCCACAGGGTGTCGATCCGGCCGCCCTCGCCCTGGTACCAGCCCTCGCAGCCGGAGCCGTAGACGCTTCCGGACAGCCGGCTCTGCGTCTTCCAGTACGAGCGGCGCTGCACGTCGAGCCGTACGTCCAGCGCGGACAGCCCGCGCCGGCGCATCAGCTCCAGCGCGCCGGTGATGTACCGGACCTGGCACTCGATCATGAAGGCGTACGATCCCGCGCCGATCGCGGTGTTGGGCCCGGAGATCAGGAAGAGGTTCGGGTAGCCGGAGACGGTGATACCCAGGTGGGTCTGGGCGCCGTCCGACCACGCGTCGTGGAGTTCGGTCCCGCCGGTGCCGAAGACCTTCATCGGCATGAAGCCCTCGACCGCGAAGCCGGTATTGAAGACGATGGTGTCGACCGGCCGCTCCACGCCGTCCGGACCGACCACCGCGCGGGGCCGCACTTCGGTCAGCGCGCTGGGGATCAGCTCCACGTT
Proteins encoded in this window:
- a CDS encoding Zn-dependent alcohol dehydrogenase — translated: MTALVDAAVLNTAPGRLEIEKLRLDVPGPDEVLVRVVSAGLCHSDLHEIDGTFASEPPIVLGHEASGVVEAVGADVVGLRVGDHVVTCLSVFCGRCRYCTGGRLTLCENRSRLSHQRPGPRLVNAAGRPVRPTAGIGAFAQAMVVHQNALVRIPSDMPMAPASILGCAVTTGLGAVFRGARVEPGSSVVVIGTGGIGTAAIQGARIAGATQIIAVDLIPEKLKAAERFGATHALHAGESDPVEAVRDITGGGADFAFEAVGRSTTVEQAFAMLRPGGLATVVGMVPEHTPIRVSGPELFLQEKRLQGSFMGSNQFKTDIPRYVDLYLQGRLLLDDMVSEHVTLPGINEGFELLAQGRATRVVADIGEV
- a CDS encoding gamma-glutamyl-gamma-aminobutyrate hydrolase family protein, producing the protein MRPLIGITGRRLSASLLSGMDARYAGRHVDQYFSDYARCVAEAGGIPVHLPFEAGSIETMRRLDGLLVTGGQDIHPNRWGGDAGEATGADPRLNSMAHDIERDAYEALLIHGAVAASVPVLGVCRGHQLLNVAFGGRLVADIPPSVVEHYSRQAALTDGAGDHVVRFSPGSLAASIYGSRAQVNSWHHQAVEVCGNGLAVSGRAADGVVECTEMPGHPVLGVQWHPEWQQTPDPVFGWLVDAAGQALQRRAGQSVSTGQPR